In Cellulomonas sp. JZ18, the DNA window GCCGCGCCTCGGCGGGCCGCAGGGACGCACAGCACGGCTCGTCGCGGGCGCCGCCGTGCTCGTCGCCCTCGCGACGACGCCCGTGCTGCCCTCCGGGGTGCCGGTGCTGCTCGCCGCCGCCGTCGCGATCCTCGTCGGCGTGCTGACCCCGGCGCCGGCCGGCCCCGCGGTCCCGGTGCCCGCCGGGGACGGCGACCGCGCTCGGGGTGACGGTCGGGAGACGGCACCGTGACCGCCCTCTGGGTCGCCGTGCTGCTGTCGAGCGCGGCCTGCTTCGCGATCAAGCTCGCCGGCCACCTGCTGCCCCGGCACTGGCTCGCCGAGCCGAGGGTGGCCCGCACGGCCGCGCTCGTCACGGTCGCGCTGCTCGCCGCGCTGGTCGCCGTCCAGGCTGCGACCGACGGCGGGCGGCTCGCGCTCGACGCGCGCGTGCCTGCACTGGCCGTCGCCGCGGTGGCGCTGGCGCTGCGCGCGCCGTTCG includes these proteins:
- a CDS encoding AzlD domain-containing protein; this translates as MTALWVAVLLSSAACFAIKLAGHLLPRHWLAEPRVARTAALVTVALLAALVAVQAATDGGRLALDARVPALAVAAVALALRAPFVLVVVLAAATAAGLRLLGMP